A single genomic interval of Streptomyces graminofaciens harbors:
- a CDS encoding exopolysaccharide biosynthesis polyprenyl glycosylphosphotransferase, with protein MTAESTVPSPGGQPPEYGFSSVSVITPRGAGGGTDLPAARPAIRRHASRLALLTVDAGAALLVAQVLTDARTPGRPLLVAGLLLAVVCLNARARLYRPPAVPAVLDELPAVCARIVVCWCVLAASVAAYSPDHSLSVGALVLGCVLQSAASCAGRGTVHWLRRRALVRRPRAALVVGPATTAQRVAAAFLRRPGCGLRPVGVVADQSAGGEGLPVLTTDEEVRRAIVQNGVQTVLVVGSRAERGPLLRALAEAGCQLWQVDAESPSYDRSGERLAGFPCRRLRLTNRHEDVGKRVLDIAVSGTLLLLVSPLLLVTAVVLRLSDGPGVVFRQERIGRGGRSFTLLKFRTHRPADAHEAATRWSVANEQEMRWFCRFLRRSSLDELLQLWNVLRGDMSLVGPRPERPYFVGKFSQAYPGYTDRHRMRTGITGLAQIHGLRGDTSIEDRARFDNAYIDDWSLWQDVCVLLRTAAALVRPTGS; from the coding sequence GTGACTGCGGAAAGCACCGTTCCCTCCCCTGGCGGACAGCCACCGGAGTACGGATTCTCGAGCGTCTCGGTCATCACTCCACGCGGAGCCGGCGGCGGCACCGATCTCCCGGCCGCGCGGCCCGCCATACGGCGGCACGCCTCACGGCTCGCGCTGCTCACGGTGGACGCGGGCGCGGCGCTCCTCGTCGCGCAGGTGCTCACCGACGCCAGGACACCAGGGCGCCCGCTGCTGGTCGCCGGGCTGCTGCTGGCCGTTGTGTGCCTGAACGCGCGGGCACGGCTGTACCGGCCGCCCGCTGTACCTGCCGTGCTGGACGAACTGCCCGCCGTCTGTGCGCGGATCGTCGTCTGCTGGTGCGTGCTCGCGGCGTCGGTGGCGGCCTACTCCCCGGACCACTCCCTGTCCGTCGGCGCCCTGGTCCTCGGCTGTGTCCTGCAGTCGGCGGCGAGCTGCGCGGGCCGGGGCACGGTGCACTGGCTGCGGCGCCGGGCGCTCGTGCGCAGGCCCCGTGCGGCCCTGGTGGTCGGTCCCGCGACGACCGCGCAGCGCGTGGCCGCCGCGTTCCTCCGGCGCCCGGGGTGCGGACTGCGGCCCGTGGGCGTGGTCGCCGACCAGTCGGCCGGGGGCGAGGGCCTGCCGGTGCTGACCACGGACGAGGAGGTACGGCGGGCGATCGTCCAGAACGGCGTCCAGACCGTCCTCGTCGTGGGCTCCCGCGCCGAACGCGGACCGCTGCTGCGGGCGTTGGCCGAGGCGGGCTGCCAGCTGTGGCAGGTGGACGCGGAGTCGCCGTCGTACGACCGGAGCGGTGAGCGTCTCGCCGGGTTCCCGTGCCGTCGGCTGCGATTGACGAACCGTCACGAAGATGTCGGCAAGCGGGTGTTGGACATCGCCGTCTCCGGGACCCTGCTGCTGCTGGTCAGCCCGCTGCTGCTGGTCACCGCCGTGGTGCTGCGGCTGAGCGACGGGCCCGGGGTGGTGTTCCGCCAGGAGCGGATCGGCAGGGGCGGGCGGTCGTTCACTCTGCTGAAGTTCCGTACGCACCGCCCGGCCGACGCGCACGAGGCCGCGACCCGGTGGAGCGTGGCGAACGAGCAGGAGATGCGCTGGTTCTGCCGCTTCCTGCGGCGCTCCTCGCTGGACGAACTGCTCCAGCTGTGGAACGTGCTGCGCGGCGACATGAGTCTGGTCGGGCCTCGCCCCGAACGGCCTTACTTCGTCGGCAAGTTCAGCCAGGCGTACCCCGGCTACACAGACCGCCACCGGATGCGGACCGGCATCACCGGCCTCGCCCAGATCCACGGGCTGCGGGGCGACACCTCGATCGAGGACCGCGCCCGCTTCGACAACGCGTACATCGACGACTGGTCGCTGTGGCAGGACGTCTGTGTCCTGCTGCGCACGGCGGCCGCACTCGTCCGGCCCACGGGGAGCTGA
- a CDS encoding glycosyltransferase — protein sequence MHLSPMDPPSRILHITQPVDGGVARVVTDLMRAQLAEGLHVTVACPGGGLAPALRSLGGNVRHWHATRSPGPTLLQEVRHLRRVLADVRPDLVHAHSAKAGLAARLAVRGRIPTVFQPHAWSFEAVGGVTASLALKWEQWGARWADRVVCVSEAERVTGERAGVRARWRVIANGVDTRRFSPAALGAARAGIPLLAGLGADAPLVVCVGRLCRQKGQDILLEAWRAVVRQVPGARLVLVGDGPDNQALRGLAPDGVLFAGAAADAVPWYQAADLVVLPSRWEGMALAPLEAMACGRPVVITDVDGARESLPSGQEPVPPEDPAALARTITGLLRDPSRRESLGHQGRRHVLTTHDVRHTAGAVADVYRELLADGSDARGEGASRDGRAPDSASVGHAPCGEATEYRKTILT from the coding sequence ATGCACCTGTCGCCGATGGACCCTCCGTCGCGCATCCTGCACATCACCCAGCCCGTGGACGGCGGGGTGGCCCGAGTCGTGACGGACCTGATGCGGGCCCAGCTCGCCGAGGGACTGCACGTCACCGTCGCCTGTCCCGGAGGCGGTCTCGCACCCGCCCTCCGGTCGCTCGGCGGGAACGTACGGCACTGGCACGCGACGCGTTCGCCGGGGCCCACTCTTCTCCAAGAGGTACGACACCTCCGGCGCGTCCTCGCCGACGTGCGGCCCGACCTGGTCCACGCGCACAGCGCCAAGGCCGGGCTGGCCGCGCGGCTCGCCGTACGCGGGCGGATTCCGACCGTGTTCCAGCCGCACGCCTGGTCGTTCGAGGCGGTCGGCGGGGTCACCGCCTCGCTCGCCCTGAAGTGGGAGCAGTGGGGCGCTCGTTGGGCCGACCGCGTGGTCTGCGTGAGCGAGGCCGAGCGGGTCACCGGAGAGCGGGCCGGAGTGCGGGCGCGGTGGCGGGTGATCGCCAACGGAGTCGATACGCGGCGCTTCAGCCCCGCGGCCCTCGGTGCCGCACGGGCCGGGATTCCGCTGCTCGCCGGTCTCGGGGCCGACGCTCCGCTGGTCGTGTGCGTGGGGCGGCTGTGCCGGCAGAAGGGGCAGGACATCCTGCTGGAGGCGTGGAGGGCGGTGGTCCGGCAGGTGCCGGGGGCCCGGCTCGTGCTGGTCGGCGACGGGCCGGACAACCAGGCGCTGCGGGGGCTCGCGCCCGACGGGGTGCTGTTCGCCGGGGCCGCCGCCGATGCCGTGCCCTGGTACCAGGCCGCCGATCTCGTCGTCCTGCCGTCCCGCTGGGAGGGCATGGCGCTGGCGCCGCTGGAAGCCATGGCCTGCGGGCGGCCGGTCGTGATCACGGATGTGGACGGCGCCCGCGAGAGTCTGCCATCGGGTCAGGAACCCGTGCCCCCCGAGGATCCGGCAGCGCTCGCCCGCACGATCACCGGGCTGCTGCGCGATCCGTCCCGGCGCGAGTCGCTCGGTCACCAAGGGCGCCGCCATGTCCTGACCACCCACGACGTGCGGCACACGGCCGGAGCTGTGGCGGACGTGTACCGCGAACTGCTGGCCGACGGAAGCGATGCGAGAGGCGAAGGTGCGTCGCGCGACGGTCGCGCGCCGGACTCCGCGTCCGTCGGGCACGCCCCGTGCGGGGAAGCCACCGAGTACAGGAAGACCATCCTCACGTGA
- a CDS encoding DUF3344 domain-containing protein, which translates to MRHNPGLLLRHAIVCCCALAPLWTPGTSATARSIAPPAEAASLAFQQRHHAVQHGGIVRAANSSITCRTAVARADAPSCQDARGGGAAANGDFDMSYIDVDSDPNTYNSSHGEVRLPQGARVTYARLYWGGNLRAGEQKPPEDNGRVLIAEPGGAYKEVVADTLVGHRVARGADAFQASADVTKLVRSSGPGLYTVAQVNVASGRSAAGAWGGWTLVVVYEKESEPLRHLAVWDGFDALAADRDQEVRLPGMAFPRGAGGQVGLVAYNGDRGTRGDTLTVSVGNGEPIALGDAANPRDDVLNSTISDPGSSGPDRSPAYANTLGYDSDVLDLSEELRPGGDQLVFRIASQRDAAWVGVFFVAVDAKP; encoded by the coding sequence ATGCGCCATAACCCGGGTCTTCTGCTGCGCCACGCCATCGTGTGCTGCTGTGCTCTCGCGCCTCTCTGGACACCCGGCACCTCCGCGACTGCCAGGTCCATCGCGCCGCCGGCCGAGGCGGCGAGCCTCGCGTTCCAGCAACGCCACCACGCCGTGCAACACGGCGGGATCGTCCGCGCCGCCAACTCGTCCATCACCTGCCGCACGGCCGTTGCGCGTGCGGACGCGCCGTCGTGCCAGGACGCACGCGGGGGCGGTGCGGCGGCGAACGGCGACTTCGACATGTCCTACATCGATGTGGACAGCGACCCGAACACCTACAACTCCAGCCACGGCGAGGTCCGTCTGCCGCAGGGGGCGCGGGTGACGTACGCCCGTCTGTACTGGGGCGGCAACCTACGCGCAGGGGAGCAGAAGCCGCCCGAGGACAACGGGCGGGTGCTGATCGCGGAGCCCGGCGGCGCGTACAAGGAAGTGGTTGCCGACACGCTGGTCGGGCACCGCGTGGCGCGCGGCGCGGACGCCTTCCAGGCCTCGGCGGACGTCACGAAACTGGTCCGGTCCAGCGGTCCCGGGCTCTACACCGTGGCGCAGGTCAACGTGGCGAGTGGCCGCTCGGCCGCCGGTGCCTGGGGCGGCTGGACGCTGGTGGTGGTGTACGAGAAGGAGTCGGAGCCGCTACGGCACCTGGCGGTGTGGGACGGCTTCGACGCACTCGCGGCCGACCGGGACCAAGAGGTCCGGCTGCCCGGCATGGCGTTCCCCAGGGGCGCGGGTGGGCAGGTCGGTCTGGTCGCCTACAACGGGGACCGCGGCACGCGCGGCGACACGCTCACCGTTTCCGTCGGTAACGGGGAGCCGATCGCACTGGGCGACGCGGCCAACCCCCGGGACGACGTCCTGAACTCGACGATCAGCGACCCGGGGTCGAGCGGCCCGGATCGTTCGCCCGCCTATGCGAACACGCTCGGCTACGACTCCGACGTCCTCGATCTGAGCGAGGAGCTCCGGCCCGGCGGTGACCAGTTGGTGTTCCGGATCGCTTCGCAGCGGGACGCCGCCTGGGTCGGAGTGTTCTTCGTCGCCGTGGACGCCAAGCCATGA
- a CDS encoding chaplin, translating into MSRIAKGLALTSVAAATAVVGTAGVAAADSGAKGVAAHSPGVLSGNVIQVPIHIPINLCGNTVNGLALLNPAFGNNCLNR; encoded by the coding sequence ATGTCGCGTATCGCGAAGGGCCTGGCCCTGACCTCCGTTGCCGCCGCCACCGCTGTGGTGGGCACCGCCGGCGTCGCCGCTGCCGACAGCGGCGCGAAGGGTGTCGCCGCCCACTCCCCGGGCGTGCTGTCGGGCAACGTCATCCAGGTCCCGATCCACATCCCGATCAACCTCTGCGGAAACACCGTCAACGGTCTCGCTCTGCTGAACCCCGCCTTCGGCAACAACTGCCTCAACCGCTGA